Proteins encoded in a region of the Saccharothrix ecbatanensis genome:
- a CDS encoding thioesterase II family protein, with product MIGVNEDVLVRLAGPDEPELELVVFPGAGAGPSAVVAWRDLVPPTWRLSAVCLPGRGARFGEPVFEEPGRVADEVAAALAGVDRPVVFAGHSIGALWALETATRVPPALLVTAACQAPPPGGTVPTFEASEEDDREFIRDLLVALGVTDEDTLDELVDISVPVLRADIDLAARWAAPDIRLACPILSFYGTEDPTPSVPWSDYTATADVVTVPGDHYFFQNSGPAVVAELTARVAR from the coding sequence GTGATCGGTGTGAACGAGGACGTCCTGGTGCGGTTGGCCGGCCCGGACGAGCCGGAGCTGGAGCTGGTCGTGTTCCCGGGTGCGGGCGCCGGCCCCAGCGCGGTCGTGGCGTGGCGCGACCTGGTGCCGCCGACCTGGCGGCTGAGCGCGGTCTGCCTGCCCGGTCGCGGCGCGCGCTTCGGTGAGCCCGTGTTCGAGGAACCCGGCCGCGTCGCCGACGAGGTGGCCGCCGCGCTGGCGGGCGTCGACCGGCCGGTGGTGTTCGCCGGGCACAGCATCGGGGCGCTGTGGGCGCTGGAGACCGCGACCAGGGTGCCGCCGGCACTCCTGGTCACGGCCGCCTGCCAGGCGCCGCCGCCGGGCGGCACCGTCCCCACCTTCGAGGCGTCCGAGGAGGACGACCGCGAGTTCATCCGCGACCTGCTGGTGGCGCTCGGCGTCACCGACGAGGACACGCTGGACGAGCTGGTGGACATCTCGGTGCCGGTGCTGCGGGCGGACATCGACCTGGCCGCGCGCTGGGCCGCGCCCGATATCCGCCTCGCCTGCCCGATCCTGTCGTTCTACGGCACGGAGGACCCCACACCCTCCGTGCCGTGGTCGGACTACACCGCCACCGCCGACGTGGTCACCGTTCCCGGAGACCACTACTTCTTCCAGAACTCCGGGCCGGCGGTCGTCGCGGAGCTGACGGCGCGCGTCGCCCGGTGA
- a CDS encoding phosphopantetheine-binding protein yields the protein MPLSPNGKLDHAALKSPQWTDVKPSGPLPRTETERRVAEVWREVLGVPDVRLTDDFLDQGGHSLSATMLMARLNKLFAVRLPMRAPFEASTPAGLVALIRPTTEESRTE from the coding sequence ATGCCGTTGTCGCCGAACGGGAAGCTCGACCACGCCGCGCTCAAGAGTCCACAGTGGACCGACGTGAAGCCGTCCGGCCCGTTGCCGCGCACCGAAACCGAACGGCGGGTGGCGGAGGTGTGGCGCGAGGTGCTGGGCGTGCCCGATGTGCGGCTCACCGACGACTTCCTGGACCAAGGCGGCCATTCGCTGTCCGCCACGATGCTGATGGCCCGGCTGAACAAGCTGTTTGCAGTACGGTTGCCGATGCGTGCGCCGTTCGAGGCGTCGACCCCCGCTGGCCTGGTAGCGCTGATCCGCCCCACGACCGAGGAGAGCAGAACCGAATGA
- a CDS encoding MFS transporter: MKAPLPVRIVVDNPRIRPVLLWSFLARLPLGMVFEALLFGVQKATGSLQLAGVVTATAAVSTAVGAPVQGRMLDRYDKKVVVRWFAVAQVLTLAVLSFVTATDRLPSGVLIALAVAVGFTIPALSAMTRLVLKNGTPAGDLNAAFSLDATTLEFIFIIGPALAAWGVVAAGPSVVFGASAVCVLLGTAFFLYTTDPTWFRTGATDEADEHGGRKGRRKRVVPGRAVAWFVPSIVLCAIPLGVVEAGLIQLTVERGDSITPVGIALSLLGVGSLVGGLVFAAVRWNAKLSVQFVLLSVAHFGILAVLITRPNYVVTGVVLVLAGLFVVPLLSLTSQLLDRLSPPEAWAESQSWGGAGNTAGSAIGLTLGGVVAGVSGSLTGFVVATVIAVVGIVVALPAFRGGQDLSGTVVAEKVAQP; this comes from the coding sequence ATGAAAGCCCCTCTTCCGGTGCGGATCGTGGTGGACAACCCCCGGATCAGGCCGGTCCTGCTGTGGTCGTTCCTCGCGCGGCTGCCGCTGGGCATGGTGTTCGAGGCGCTGCTGTTCGGCGTGCAGAAGGCGACCGGTTCGCTCCAGCTCGCGGGCGTGGTGACGGCGACCGCCGCCGTCAGCACCGCGGTCGGCGCGCCCGTGCAGGGCCGCATGCTCGACCGGTACGACAAGAAAGTCGTGGTCCGCTGGTTCGCCGTGGCGCAGGTGCTGACCCTGGCCGTGCTGAGCTTCGTGACCGCGACCGACCGGCTGCCCTCCGGGGTGCTGATCGCACTGGCCGTCGCGGTGGGGTTCACCATCCCCGCGCTGTCGGCCATGACCCGGCTCGTGCTGAAGAACGGCACGCCGGCCGGCGACCTCAACGCCGCGTTCAGCCTGGACGCGACCACGTTGGAGTTCATCTTCATCATCGGACCGGCGCTCGCCGCGTGGGGTGTCGTCGCGGCCGGTCCGTCGGTCGTGTTCGGGGCCAGCGCGGTCTGCGTGCTCCTCGGCACCGCCTTCTTCCTGTACACCACCGATCCCACCTGGTTCCGGACCGGCGCCACCGACGAGGCCGATGAGCACGGGGGCAGGAAGGGCCGCCGCAAGCGCGTCGTGCCCGGTCGCGCGGTCGCGTGGTTCGTGCCGTCGATCGTGCTGTGCGCCATCCCGCTCGGCGTGGTGGAGGCCGGTCTCATCCAGCTGACCGTCGAGCGCGGCGACTCGATCACGCCGGTCGGCATCGCGCTGTCGCTGCTCGGCGTCGGCAGCCTGGTGGGCGGCCTGGTCTTCGCCGCGGTGCGCTGGAACGCGAAGCTGAGCGTGCAGTTCGTGCTGCTGTCCGTGGCGCACTTCGGCATCCTCGCGGTGCTCATCACCCGGCCGAACTACGTGGTGACCGGGGTCGTCCTGGTGCTGGCCGGGTTGTTCGTGGTGCCGCTGCTGAGCCTGACCAGCCAGCTGCTCGACCGGCTCAGCCCGCCCGAGGCCTGGGCGGAGTCGCAGAGCTGGGGCGGAGCGGGCAACACCGCGGGGTCCGCCATCGGGCTCACGCTCGGCGGCGTGGTCGCCGGCGTGAGTGGATCGCTCACCGGGTTCGTGGTCGCGACGGTGATCGCCGTCGTCGGCATCGTGGTCGCGCTGCCCGCTTTCCGCGGCGGTCAGGACCTCAGTGGCACCGTCGTCGCGGAGAAGGTGGCGCAGCCGTGA
- a CDS encoding non-ribosomal peptide synthetase, which produces MSSDTFPVTHGQRGLWFIQQMDPDSPAYNDGEAFRLTGALDVAALTAAVERLTARHEPLRTRFTVVDGEPRQVVDDVWGGRVEVVDAGPAPDRDAAAHEFAERVIARPFDLAGGVLFRVEVLRFDESDHLLVFGLHHAVGDGWSLTILLDEVAEAYRAEVEGREPVLEPLPVRYRDYARWQQEDVYAEEIRDQAAYWVRHLDGVPHAVDPLCARRPGVEPVGRLHEFTVPTELTAALRKASREAGTTLFMTLLAVYEALLARVSGADDLIVGVPVLGRPVPEVEPLIGLFVNTLPLRADLRDDPTFADLLRSVRETLLAGFGHQDVPLEEVVKEVNPARRAGVAPLVQVIFQLFDGDFRYELDLAGVRATQLQVLGRAVPFALSLDFFRDGDGLAGRLNYDSAVFDDGYAARFAEVFTSLAAQVLADPDAPVSRLDVPADLVRASTTTDTTEAADTAVTRFEAPRPGVEQLVAELMADVLGVDRIGRQDDFFALGGHSLPATRLISRIRDVLDVRVTVRSLFDHPTVERFSALLSDLRGTPRKPLDVVAGDGPAPMSFAQQRLWFVQELDPASTAYNLGEVSRLSGPLDLDRLAGAVAGLVARHESLRTRFAVVDGAPVQLVDDVWQGRVAVVDAPPTADLDAAARAFALDVLARPFDLARGPLFRVDVLRFDDENLVLALGMHHIVSDGWSIGLVLDELAGLYAGHELPPLPVRYRDYSVWQHAELGAGIADQLAHWRDAIAGAPTVIDALRPRRAVDERGGIEGFVEFELPADVVAGLRALSRETGGTLYMTLLAVFEVMLSRVTGQRDLLVGMPVAGRTAAQVEGVVGFFVNMLALRADLREDPVFTDLLGAVRKVVLDGFAHQDLPFERLVEAVAPEREAGVQPLVQVAFQVFEDETGLGFRLGDTTATPVLDTPGVLNADLPLAMDLYRDGDRLRGLMTFSESVFTSAEADRIVATFLRLVAEVLRDPARRVSQLPASGHDSAGGLLFGRATAARDASLVDEFRRRCARTPDVVAVADADGAWTFAELARAADAVTAAVADAGPLVAVAGRRTRLVVAAELGVLGAGAAVVPLELSDPIRRVRSVVETAGVSVVLCDDASAASLEPLGLRRIALDEAVAGPVGAPGPAVRAGDLAFVLFTSGSTGVPKGVLLEHGSLVNLLDAHRRTHFGEAGSRRVALTASFAFDAAVDQLLWLVGGHELHVVDEVTRRDSEGLLRFVRERRIDVLDVPQSQMAQLVDLGLLDRDGHRPTTLIMGGEAIRPALWQRLAAEDGVDAWNFYGPTECTVDALTWRLRDSDTPLIGTPIDNTAVYLLDRSGDPVPEGAVGEIFLAGRHLARGYLGRPGLTADKFVPDPFAAEPGARMYRTGDLGRVGPGGAVEFLGRSDHQVKVRGYRVELGEVESVIAAHPDVVDVVVSFRDVRGEGAELLAHVVPSAGTRPGAEDLRMLVLSRLPEYMLPRAFILVDELPRLASGKVDLAALPTAARDDLDVHAAPRSGAEQVVAAVVAGVLDLPRVGRTDDFFKLGGHSLSAGKVVARTRELFGAAVSVRALFDNPTIERFAAVVSASAKTAPTPIAKVDAPGPRPLSSAQLRLWLLAELEPDSTAYNMGEMYRLRGPLDVAALTTAVENLVDRHESLRTRFPVVDGEPAQVVEPRRPGAVEVTVCAPTADDAIKAFTARVMGRTYDLERGPLFHAEVLRLGHEEHVLALSMHHIVCDGWSVTLMLDEIAATYRALTTGEPVPSEPLPVQYGDFAVWQREALRGPALRRQLTYWLDHIAGAPVVLDRLAPGERTASRRSTTVEVVLSPELTAGLRELAREVGGTLFMAVLAAFQVLVSRLSGQRDLLVGVPVAGRTAPEVENLVGFFVNLLAVRGDLRDDPAFIDVVAGARDALLGGFAHQDLPFERLVEAANPDRVPGVPPLVQVACQLFEEPADGTFDLPGLDVTALDTDTDAPRFDLNLDLFRDGEGLRGSFYCAESVFSAEDAQRLAELFTTLVAAAVDDAEAPVSELPLVVDADVESLAALGEGRQAAEPADTLVDAFRRRAETMPDVTAVVDAHRSWTYAELADAAGSVAAAVGGRRHVAVAAAPSGLAVAGLLGALGAGAVVVPLDPEDPPARQRLLLDALGADVDVVLCDDAATTVPHVRGLPLDQAAAASGDLSSPAPGDAAAVVFTPGTAHGPAGLVLSHGALSDLLRSPHLQAATGRRRVALTATGEGLWEQLAWLAAGHELRVVSDVPAAVAGRAVDVVRLTVPQARRLLDVGAFDDARVVVLLEGGTVPVDVWRGVARAAGVREAWMLYGTPEGGADALTCRLSDSATPVAGRPRPGRVVRVLDAAGRPVPPGVVGEVHLGGHRIVGHVGASDRFVPDPFAPDLGDRLCRTGDLGRFTADGVVELVGRADRRTLVGGRLADPAEVEAALAAHPRVRAAVVTTRDDRFVATVVPGEDDHAEAPRSRLDGGVTDEPLPEPQLRDWVEGTVDRLRALRPTRVLELGAGTGLVLRALVEDGHVEHYRATDVSTAATAELAEVAAALKPSGAVVEVVRADALAALADAGTGYDLVVVNSVARHFPSTRYLDEVVAASVRVLAPGGHLFLGDLRNAELLEAAAHLKHHLRGGPDVTPEAVSRLAARELRVDGELAVSPAHLAGFGARWRRFTAVEIAPRRGEFPNEMTLFRYDAVLHLGCALPDGDIEWEPGEGATSRAVERRLTGPRRAFGLRGVRNARLAEAAHVLRACGVRSEDDTAPGLDPQALWRLGGRHDWHVRVSWASADPTGAYDVSFLPEADHYALADPLPRTHRPTAGRTVLFPPAVEAGLRDELRAALVDRLPAALVPADVSLAESIEETDGGR; this is translated from the coding sequence TGGTGGACGGCGAGCCGCGCCAGGTCGTGGACGACGTCTGGGGTGGCCGGGTCGAGGTCGTGGACGCGGGTCCGGCGCCCGACCGGGACGCGGCCGCGCACGAGTTCGCCGAACGCGTGATCGCCCGGCCGTTCGACCTGGCGGGCGGCGTGCTGTTCCGGGTGGAGGTGCTGCGGTTCGACGAGTCCGACCACCTGCTGGTGTTCGGGCTGCACCACGCGGTCGGCGACGGCTGGTCGCTGACGATCCTGCTGGACGAGGTCGCCGAGGCGTACCGGGCGGAGGTGGAGGGGCGGGAGCCCGTGCTGGAGCCGCTGCCGGTCCGGTACCGCGACTACGCCCGCTGGCAGCAGGAGGACGTGTACGCGGAGGAGATCCGGGACCAGGCGGCCTACTGGGTCCGGCACCTCGACGGCGTGCCGCACGCCGTGGACCCGTTGTGCGCCAGGCGGCCCGGCGTGGAGCCGGTCGGGCGGCTGCACGAGTTCACCGTGCCCACCGAGCTGACCGCGGCGCTGCGGAAGGCGTCGCGCGAGGCCGGCACCACGCTGTTCATGACGCTCCTCGCGGTGTACGAGGCGTTGCTGGCGCGGGTGAGCGGCGCGGACGACCTGATCGTGGGCGTGCCGGTGCTGGGCCGGCCGGTCCCGGAGGTCGAGCCGCTGATCGGCCTGTTCGTCAACACCCTGCCGCTGCGCGCGGACCTGCGCGACGACCCGACGTTCGCCGACCTGCTCCGGTCCGTGCGGGAGACGCTGCTGGCCGGTTTCGGGCACCAGGACGTGCCGCTCGAAGAGGTCGTCAAGGAGGTCAACCCGGCCCGCCGGGCGGGCGTCGCGCCGCTCGTGCAGGTGATCTTCCAGCTGTTCGACGGCGACTTCCGGTACGAGCTGGACCTGGCGGGAGTGCGCGCGACGCAGCTGCAGGTGCTCGGGCGGGCCGTGCCGTTCGCGCTGTCGCTGGACTTCTTCCGCGACGGTGACGGGCTGGCCGGTCGCCTGAACTACGACAGCGCCGTGTTCGACGACGGGTACGCGGCCCGCTTCGCCGAGGTGTTCACGTCGCTGGCCGCGCAGGTGCTGGCCGATCCGGACGCCCCGGTGTCCCGGCTCGACGTGCCGGCGGACCTGGTGCGCGCGTCCACCACCACCGACACGACGGAAGCCGCGGACACCGCAGTGACGCGGTTCGAAGCGCCCCGGCCCGGCGTCGAGCAGCTGGTGGCCGAGCTGATGGCCGACGTGCTCGGCGTGGACCGGATCGGGCGGCAGGACGACTTCTTCGCGCTCGGCGGCCACTCCCTGCCCGCGACCAGGCTGATCTCGCGGATCAGGGACGTGCTGGACGTGCGGGTGACCGTGCGGTCGCTGTTCGACCACCCGACGGTCGAGCGGTTCTCCGCGCTGCTGTCGGACCTGCGGGGCACGCCGCGCAAGCCGTTGGACGTGGTGGCGGGCGACGGTCCCGCGCCGATGTCGTTCGCCCAGCAGCGGTTGTGGTTCGTGCAGGAGCTGGACCCCGCGAGCACCGCCTACAACCTCGGCGAGGTGTCCCGGCTCTCCGGTCCGCTCGACCTCGACCGGCTGGCCGGGGCCGTGGCCGGGTTGGTGGCCCGCCACGAGTCGCTGCGCACCCGGTTCGCCGTGGTCGACGGCGCGCCCGTGCAGCTCGTGGACGACGTGTGGCAGGGCCGCGTGGCGGTGGTCGACGCACCGCCCACCGCCGACCTCGACGCCGCCGCGCGGGCGTTCGCGCTCGACGTGCTCGCCCGGCCGTTCGACCTGGCGCGCGGGCCGCTGTTCCGTGTCGACGTCCTGCGGTTCGACGACGAGAACCTGGTGCTGGCGCTGGGCATGCACCACATCGTCAGCGACGGCTGGTCGATCGGCCTGGTGCTGGACGAGCTGGCAGGGCTGTACGCGGGGCACGAGCTGCCGCCGCTGCCGGTGCGGTACCGCGACTACTCGGTCTGGCAGCACGCCGAGCTGGGCGCGGGCATCGCCGACCAGCTCGCCCACTGGCGTGACGCGATCGCGGGCGCGCCCACCGTGATCGACGCCCTGCGTCCCCGGCGGGCGGTGGACGAGCGCGGCGGCATCGAGGGTTTCGTCGAGTTCGAGCTGCCCGCCGACGTCGTGGCCGGGCTGCGGGCGCTGTCCCGCGAGACCGGCGGCACGCTGTACATGACGTTGCTGGCGGTGTTCGAGGTGATGCTGTCCCGGGTGACCGGTCAGCGCGACCTGCTCGTCGGCATGCCGGTGGCCGGTCGGACCGCCGCGCAGGTCGAGGGGGTCGTCGGCTTCTTCGTCAACATGCTGGCGCTGCGGGCGGACCTCCGTGAAGACCCGGTGTTCACCGACCTCCTCGGCGCCGTGCGCAAGGTGGTGCTCGACGGGTTCGCGCACCAGGACCTGCCGTTCGAGCGGCTGGTCGAGGCGGTCGCCCCCGAGCGCGAGGCCGGCGTGCAACCGCTGGTGCAGGTGGCCTTCCAGGTGTTCGAGGACGAGACCGGCCTCGGCTTCCGGCTCGGCGACACGACCGCGACGCCGGTGCTCGACACCCCCGGCGTGCTCAACGCCGACCTGCCGCTCGCCATGGACCTGTACCGCGACGGCGACCGCCTGCGCGGCCTGATGACGTTCAGCGAGTCGGTGTTCACCTCCGCCGAGGCCGACCGGATCGTCGCCACGTTCCTGCGCCTCGTCGCGGAGGTGCTGCGCGACCCGGCGCGCCGCGTCTCGCAGCTTCCCGCGTCCGGGCACGACTCGGCGGGCGGCCTGCTGTTCGGCAGGGCCACCGCGGCGCGTGACGCGTCGCTGGTGGACGAGTTCCGGCGGCGGTGCGCGCGGACGCCCGACGTGGTGGCGGTGGCCGACGCCGACGGCGCGTGGACGTTCGCCGAGCTGGCCCGTGCCGCCGACGCCGTCACGGCGGCCGTCGCCGACGCGGGCCCGCTGGTCGCCGTGGCGGGCAGGCGGACCCGGCTGGTGGTGGCGGCCGAGCTGGGGGTGCTCGGCGCCGGAGCCGCCGTCGTCCCGCTGGAGCTGTCCGACCCGATCCGCCGGGTCCGGTCGGTGGTCGAGACCGCCGGGGTGTCCGTCGTGCTGTGCGACGACGCGTCGGCGGCGTCGCTGGAGCCGTTGGGGCTGCGGCGGATCGCGCTGGACGAGGCCGTCGCCGGCCCGGTCGGCGCGCCCGGACCGGCGGTGCGGGCGGGCGACCTGGCGTTCGTGCTGTTCACGTCCGGCTCGACCGGCGTGCCGAAGGGCGTGCTGCTCGAACACGGGTCGCTGGTGAACCTGCTCGACGCGCACCGCCGCACGCACTTCGGCGAGGCCGGGTCCCGGCGCGTGGCGCTGACCGCGTCGTTCGCGTTCGACGCCGCCGTGGACCAGCTGTTGTGGCTGGTCGGGGGGCATGAGCTGCACGTGGTGGACGAGGTCACGCGCCGCGACTCCGAAGGTCTGCTGCGGTTCGTGCGGGAACGCCGGATCGACGTGCTGGACGTCCCGCAGTCGCAGATGGCGCAGCTGGTCGACCTCGGCCTGCTCGACCGCGACGGGCACCGGCCGACGACGTTGATCATGGGCGGTGAGGCGATCCGGCCCGCGCTGTGGCAGCGGCTCGCGGCCGAGGACGGCGTGGACGCCTGGAACTTCTACGGCCCCACCGAGTGCACCGTGGACGCGTTGACCTGGCGGCTGCGCGACAGCGACACCCCGCTCATCGGCACGCCGATCGACAACACGGCGGTCTACCTGCTCGACCGCAGCGGCGACCCGGTGCCGGAGGGCGCGGTCGGGGAGATCTTCCTCGCCGGACGCCACCTGGCGCGCGGGTACCTCGGCCGCCCCGGCCTGACCGCCGACAAGTTCGTGCCCGACCCGTTCGCGGCCGAGCCCGGCGCGCGGATGTACCGCACGGGCGACCTCGGCCGGGTCGGGCCGGGCGGCGCCGTCGAGTTCCTGGGCCGCTCCGACCACCAGGTGAAGGTGCGCGGGTACCGGGTGGAGCTGGGCGAGGTGGAGTCCGTCATCGCCGCCCACCCGGACGTGGTCGACGTCGTGGTGAGCTTCCGCGACGTCCGGGGAGAGGGCGCCGAACTGCTCGCCCACGTCGTGCCCTCGGCGGGGACGCGGCCCGGCGCGGAGGACCTGCGGATGCTCGTGCTGTCGCGGCTGCCGGAGTACATGCTGCCCAGGGCGTTCATCCTGGTCGACGAGCTGCCGAGGCTGGCGAGCGGCAAGGTCGACCTGGCGGCGCTGCCCACCGCGGCGCGGGACGACCTCGACGTGCACGCCGCTCCCCGGTCGGGTGCGGAGCAGGTCGTCGCGGCGGTCGTGGCGGGCGTGCTCGACCTGCCGCGCGTCGGCCGGACCGACGACTTCTTCAAGCTCGGCGGGCACTCCCTGAGCGCGGGCAAGGTCGTCGCGCGGACCCGTGAGCTGTTCGGCGCGGCGGTGTCCGTGCGGGCGCTGTTCGACAACCCCACGATCGAGCGGTTCGCCGCCGTCGTCAGCGCCTCGGCGAAGACCGCGCCGACGCCGATCGCCAAGGTCGACGCGCCCGGCCCGCGCCCGCTGTCGTCGGCGCAGCTGCGCCTGTGGCTGCTGGCCGAGCTCGAACCCGACTCGACCGCGTACAACATGGGCGAGATGTACCGGCTGCGCGGCCCGCTCGACGTGGCCGCGCTGACCACGGCGGTGGAGAACCTGGTCGACCGGCACGAGTCGCTGCGCACGCGGTTCCCCGTGGTCGACGGCGAACCCGCGCAGGTGGTGGAGCCGCGCCGGCCCGGAGCCGTCGAGGTCACGGTCTGCGCGCCGACCGCCGACGACGCGATCAAGGCGTTCACGGCCCGCGTCATGGGTCGGACCTACGACCTGGAGCGAGGTCCGCTGTTCCACGCCGAGGTGCTGCGCCTCGGCCACGAGGAGCACGTGCTCGCGCTGAGCATGCACCACATCGTGTGCGACGGCTGGTCCGTCACCCTGATGCTGGACGAGATCGCCGCGACCTACCGGGCGCTGACGACCGGCGAGCCGGTGCCGTCCGAGCCGTTGCCGGTGCAGTACGGCGACTTCGCCGTGTGGCAGCGGGAGGCGTTGCGCGGACCGGCTCTGCGACGGCAGCTGACGTACTGGCTCGACCACATCGCGGGCGCGCCGGTGGTGCTCGACCGGCTCGCGCCGGGGGAGCGGACCGCGTCACGGCGCAGCACCACGGTGGAGGTCGTGCTGTCGCCGGAGCTGACGGCGGGCCTGCGCGAGCTGGCGCGCGAGGTCGGCGGCACGCTGTTCATGGCGGTGCTGGCGGCGTTCCAGGTGCTGGTGTCGCGGCTGAGCGGGCAGCGCGACCTGCTCGTCGGCGTGCCGGTCGCGGGCCGCACCGCGCCCGAGGTGGAGAACCTGGTCGGGTTCTTCGTGAACCTGCTCGCCGTGCGCGGCGACCTGCGCGACGACCCCGCGTTCATCGACGTGGTCGCCGGCGCGCGGGACGCCCTGCTGGGCGGGTTCGCGCACCAGGACCTCCCGTTCGAGCGGTTGGTGGAGGCGGCGAACCCGGACCGCGTGCCGGGCGTGCCGCCGCTCGTGCAGGTGGCGTGCCAGCTGTTCGAGGAGCCCGCCGACGGCACGTTCGACCTGCCGGGCCTTGACGTGACGGCGCTGGACACCGACACCGACGCGCCCCGGTTCGACCTCAACCTCGACCTGTTCCGCGACGGCGAAGGGCTGCGGGGCTCGTTCTACTGCGCCGAGTCGGTGTTCTCCGCCGAGGACGCCCAACGGCTCGCGGAGCTCTTCACCACCCTCGTGGCCGCCGCGGTGGACGACGCCGAGGCCCCGGTCTCGGAGCTGCCGCTGGTCGTGGACGCCGACGTGGAGTCGTTGGCGGCGCTCGGCGAGGGCCGGCAGGCGGCCGAGCCCGCCGACACGCTGGTCGACGCCTTCCGCCGCCGTGCCGAGACGATGCCGGACGTGACGGCGGTAGTCGACGCGCACCGGTCGTGGACGTACGCCGAACTGGCCGACGCCGCCGGGTCCGTCGCCGCCGCCGTGGGCGGGCGCCGGCACGTGGCGGTCGCCGCCGCGCCGTCGGGCCTGGCCGTCGCGGGGCTGCTCGGTGCGCTGGGCGCGGGAGCGGTGGTCGTGCCGCTCGACCCCGAGGACCCGCCGGCCAGGCAACGGCTCCTGCTCGACGCCCTGGGCGCCGACGTGGACGTGGTCCTCTGCGATGACGCCGCGACGACCGTGCCGCACGTCCGGGGCTTACCGCTCGACCAGGCCGCCGCCGCGTCGGGCGACCTGTCGTCCCCGGCGCCGGGGGACGCCGCCGCGGTCGTCTTCACTCCCGGCACGGCGCACGGACCCGCCGGCCTGGTCCTGTCGCACGGCGCGCTGTCGGACCTGCTGCGGTCGCCGCACCTCCAGGCCGCGACGGGCCGGCGGCGCGTGGCCCTCACCGCGACCGGCGAAGGGCTGTGGGAACAGCTGGCGTGGCTGGCCGCCGGGCACGAGCTGCGCGTCGTGTCGGACGTCCCGGCCGCGGTGGCGGGCCGTGCGGTCGACGTGGTCCGACTGACCGTGCCGCAGGCGCGGCGGTTGCTCGACGTCGGCGCGTTCGACGACGCCCGCGTCGTGGTGCTCCTGGAAGGCGGGACCGTGCCCGTCGACGTGTGGCGCGGCGTGGCTCGGGCCGCGGGCGTCCGCGAGGCGTGGATGCTCTACGGCACGCCCGAGGGCGGTGCCGACGCGCTGACCTGTCGGCTGTCCGACAGCGCCACTCCCGTGGCGGGCAGGCCGCGACCGGGCCGCGTGGTCCGCGTGCTGGACGCGGCGGGCCGGCCCGTTCCGCCCGGTGTGGTCGGCGAGGTCCACCTCGGCGGGCACCGGATCGTCGGCCACGTCGGCGCGTCGGACCGGTTCGTCCCCGACCCGTTCGCCCCGGACCTCGGGGACCGCCTGTGCCGCACCGGGGACCTCGGCCGGTTCACCGCCGACGGCGTGGTCGAGCTGGTCGGCCGCGCGGACCGGCGCACGCTGGTGGGAGGCCGCCTCGCGGACCCGGCGGAGGTCGAGGCCGCGCTGGCCGCGCACCCGCGCGTCCGGGCCGCCGTGGTCACCACGCGGGACGACCGTTTCGTCGCCACCGTCGTGCCAGGGGAAGACGACCACGCCGAGGCGCCGCGGTCGCGGCTCGACGGCGGCGTCACCGACGAGCCGTTGCCCGAGCCGCAGCTGCGGGACTGGGTGGAGGGGACCGTCGACCGGCTCCGCGCGCTGCGACCGACCCGGGTGCTGGAACTCGGCGCGGGAACCGGACTGGTCCTGCGCGCGCTGGTGGAGGACGGGCACGTCGAGCACTACCGGGCGACGGACGTCTCCACCGCCGCCACGGCGGAGCTCGCCGAGGTCGCCGCCGCGCTGAAGCCCTCCGGCGCCGTCGTCGAGGTCGTCCGGGCCGACGCGCTCGCCGCCCTCGCGGACGCCGGCACCGGCTACGACCTCGTGGTGGTCAACTCGGTGGCGCGGCACTTCCCGTCCACGCGGTACCTGGACGAGGTCGTCGCGGCGTCCGTCCGGGTGCTGGCGCCGGGCGGGCACCTGTTCCTCGGCGACCTGCGCAACGCCGAGCTGCTGGAAGCCGCAGCCCACCTCAAGCACCACCTCCGCGGTGGTCCCGACGTCACGCCCGAGGCGGTGTCCCGGCTGGCCGCGCGAGAGCTGCGGGTGGACGGGGAGCTGGCCGTGTCGCCCGCGCACCTGGCCGGGTTCGGTGCGCGGTGGCGGCGGTTCACGGCGGTGGAGATCGCGCCCCGGCGTGGCGAGTTCCCCAACGAGATGACGCTGTTCCGCTACGACGCCGTGCTGCACCTGGGGTGCGCGCTGCCCGACGGCGACATCGAGTGGGAACCGGGCGAGGGCGCGACGTCACGCGCCGTCGAACGGCGGCTGACCGGACCGCGCCGGGCGTTCGGGCTGCGGGGCGTGCGCAACGCCCGGTTGGCCGAGGCCGCCCACGTGCTGCGCGCGTGCGGCGTGCGGTCGGAGGACGACACGGCTCCGGGGCTCGACCCGCAGGCGTTGTGGCGGCTCGGCGGGCGGCACGACTGGCACGTGCGGGTGAGCTGGGCGTCGGCCGACCCCACCGGCGCGTACGACGTGTCGTTCCTGCCCGAGGCGGACCACTACGCGCTGGCCGACCCGCTGCCGCGGACCCACCGGCCCACCGCCGGCCGGACCGTGCTGTTCCCGCCGGCGGTCGAGGCGGGGCTGCGCGACGAGCTGCGGGCCGCCCTGGTCGACCGGCTGCCCGCCGCCCTGGTGCCGGCGGACGTGTCGCTCGCGGAGTCGATCGAGGAGACCGACGGTGGCAGGTGA